One part of the Mariniflexile litorale genome encodes these proteins:
- a CDS encoding SDR family oxidoreductase yields MDLHLKDKIVVVTGAAGIKGSIGETIVQSLASEGAIPVIVCRNDRGFGYEKELQAKGIDALFVKTDLTFPEQIEAAVKVIIEKYGRIDVLINNVGVNDGAGLEASIEDFMWSLKLNLVSFFAMTKYCLPYIKKSKGNILNIGSKVSMTGQGGTSGYAASKGGVLGLTREWAVDLIKDKIRVNALIISESWTPAYETWIKTLENGEEKLKSIVKKIPLENRMTTPEEIADACLFTISEKSSHTTGQYIIVDGGYVHLDRSLLTE; encoded by the coding sequence ATGGATTTACATTTAAAAGATAAGATAGTAGTAGTAACGGGTGCTGCAGGTATAAAAGGTAGTATTGGTGAAACGATAGTGCAAAGTTTAGCAAGCGAAGGAGCCATTCCTGTAATTGTTTGTCGTAATGATCGAGGATTTGGTTACGAAAAAGAACTACAAGCCAAAGGTATTGATGCGCTTTTTGTAAAAACAGACTTAACCTTTCCAGAACAAATTGAAGCTGCTGTAAAAGTAATTATTGAAAAATACGGTCGAATAGATGTTTTAATTAATAATGTTGGTGTAAATGATGGAGCAGGTCTAGAGGCTTCTATAGAAGATTTTATGTGGTCTTTAAAGCTCAATCTTGTTAGCTTTTTTGCCATGACAAAATATTGCTTACCATATATTAAAAAATCAAAAGGGAATATATTAAATATAGGTTCTAAAGTGAGTATGACTGGGCAAGGGGGTACTTCAGGTTATGCTGCATCAAAAGGAGGTGTGCTTGGTTTAACGAGAGAATGGGCGGTCGATTTAATTAAAGATAAAATTCGTGTAAATGCATTGATTATTTCAGAAAGTTGGACACCAGCCTATGAAACTTGGATTAAAACTTTAGAAAACGGCGAAGAAAAATTAAAATCCATTGTCAAGAAAATTCCTTTAGAAAATAGAATGACAACACCCGAAGAAATAGCTGATGCTTGCTTGTTTACTATTTCAGAAAAGTCTTCTCATACTACAGGTCAATATATTATTGTCGATGGTGGTTATGTGCATCTCGACAGATCGTTATTAACAGAATAG
- a CDS encoding transketolase codes for MNKKLDQQAADNIRALAVAMVEKANSGHPGGPMGGADFMHILYSEFFNFDPTDMEWAFRDRFFMDAGHLSTLMYAQYYLLGNYEKNDVANFRQWGSITPGHPEVDVKRGIENTSGPLGQGHTMGIGAAIGAKFLQARFGEWMNHKIYGFISDGGVQEEISQGAGRIAGHLGLSNFIMFFDSNDIQLSTATDEVTTEDTAMKYEAWGWKVVTIDGHNHDEIRKALTDANNETERPTLIIGKTIMGKGAVAADGSMFEGHCELHGQPIGHTGADYAKTLLNLGANPESPFDIFNDVKAFYKDILKEKTAKAAEKKAVIATWRASNKALADKLDFFLSGELPELDFESIEHKAGLASRAASSGVLGYLAGKVENMIVSSADLSNSDKTDGFLKKTHALKKGDFTGSFLQAGVAELTMACIANGLALHGGIIPVVATFFVFSDYMKPAIRLSGIQELGVKFVWTHDAFRVGEDGPTHQPVEQEAQIRLLEKLKNHSGKPSFLALRPADSAETSVAWKMALENKDTPTGLILSRQNIKDIPAIGTSRYQEALAAEKGGYLVKEVENPDVVLIANGSEVATLFAAAEILESQNGLKVNIASIISEGLFRLQSKDYQNSIIPKNKPLFGLTAGLPVNLEGLVGDNGKVFGLDHFGYSAPANVLDDKFGFTGEKVSKEVLEYLKTQQN; via the coding sequence ATGAACAAAAAATTAGATCAACAAGCAGCAGATAATATTAGAGCATTAGCTGTAGCAATGGTAGAAAAGGCGAATTCAGGACACCCAGGTGGTCCTATGGGTGGTGCGGATTTCATGCACATTTTATACTCTGAGTTCTTTAATTTCGATCCAACAGATATGGAGTGGGCTTTTAGAGATCGCTTTTTTATGGATGCTGGCCATTTGTCTACATTAATGTATGCGCAGTATTATCTTTTAGGAAATTATGAGAAAAATGATGTTGCTAATTTTAGACAATGGGGTTCAATTACGCCTGGACACCCAGAAGTAGATGTTAAAAGAGGTATTGAAAATACATCGGGTCCATTAGGTCAAGGTCATACAATGGGTATTGGTGCTGCTATAGGTGCTAAATTTTTACAAGCCCGATTTGGAGAGTGGATGAACCATAAAATATATGGTTTTATTTCTGATGGAGGTGTTCAAGAAGAAATTTCACAAGGAGCAGGTAGAATCGCAGGACATTTAGGACTAAGTAATTTCATTATGTTTTTTGATTCGAATGATATTCAATTATCTACGGCTACCGATGAGGTAACTACAGAAGATACCGCCATGAAATACGAAGCATGGGGTTGGAAAGTAGTCACTATAGATGGGCATAATCACGATGAAATAAGAAAAGCTTTAACCGATGCAAATAACGAAACAGAAAGGCCAACCCTAATAATTGGTAAAACCATAATGGGTAAAGGTGCTGTTGCTGCCGATGGTAGTATGTTTGAAGGGCATTGTGAGTTACACGGTCAGCCAATTGGTCATACAGGTGCAGATTATGCAAAAACCTTATTAAACTTAGGTGCGAATCCAGAAAGCCCGTTTGATATTTTTAATGATGTTAAAGCCTTTTACAAAGATATTTTAAAAGAAAAAACAGCAAAAGCCGCTGAAAAGAAAGCGGTAATTGCAACTTGGAGAGCATCTAATAAAGCACTTGCAGATAAATTAGATTTCTTCTTATCTGGTGAATTACCAGAATTAGATTTCGAATCGATTGAGCATAAAGCAGGATTAGCTTCTAGAGCAGCTTCATCGGGAGTATTAGGATATTTAGCTGGAAAAGTAGAAAACATGATTGTGTCTTCTGCCGATTTATCTAACAGCGATAAAACAGATGGTTTCTTAAAGAAAACACATGCGCTTAAAAAAGGTGATTTCACAGGGTCATTTTTACAAGCAGGTGTTGCCGAATTAACTATGGCATGCATTGCAAATGGATTAGCATTACACGGAGGCATTATACCGGTAGTAGCAACATTTTTTGTGTTTTCAGATTATATGAAACCCGCTATTCGTTTAAGTGGTATTCAGGAATTAGGAGTGAAGTTTGTTTGGACGCATGATGCCTTTAGAGTAGGAGAAGATGGGCCAACACACCAACCAGTTGAACAAGAAGCTCAAATACGTTTATTAGAAAAGTTGAAAAATCATAGCGGTAAACCAAGTTTCTTGGCACTAAGACCTGCAGATTCTGCAGAAACAAGTGTCGCTTGGAAAATGGCTTTGGAAAATAAAGATACGCCAACAGGTTTGATATTGTCTAGACAAAATATTAAAGATATTCCAGCAATTGGTACATCAAGGTATCAAGAAGCATTAGCGGCCGAAAAGGGGGGGTATTTAGTGAAAGAAGTTGAAAATCCAGATGTTGTTTTAATAGCTAACGGATCGGAAGTAGCAACATTATTTGCAGCTGCTGAAATTTTAGAATCTCAAAATGGATTGAAAGTGAATATAGCCTCTATCATTTCAGAAGGATTATTTAGATTGCAATCTAAAGATTATCAAAATTCAATAATTCCTAAAAACAAACCATTGTTTGGTTTAACGGCAGGATTACCAGTAAATTTAGAAGGACTTGTAGGTGATAATGGAAAAGTGTTCGGATTAGATCATTTCGGATATTCCGCACCAGCTAATGTATTAGACGATAAATTCGGATTTACAGGTGAAAAGGTAAGCAAAGAAGTATTAGAATATTTAAAAACACAACAAAACTAA
- the fsa gene encoding fructose-6-phosphate aldolase produces MKFFIDTANLNDIAEAQALGVLDGVTTNPSLMAKEGITGAENILAHYKKICDLVEGDVSAEVISTDFEGMVKEGEALAALHPQIVVKLPVIADGIKACKYFSDKGIRTNVTLVFSAGQALLAAKAGATYVSPFIGRLDDISTDGLNLISEIRLIYDNYGFQTQILAASVRHTMHVIDCAKLGSDVMTGPLSAIKGLLKHPLTDSGLAQFLLDYQKGNK; encoded by the coding sequence ATGAAATTTTTTATTGATACAGCAAATTTAAACGATATAGCCGAAGCACAAGCTTTAGGTGTTCTAGATGGCGTTACTACAAACCCATCGTTAATGGCTAAAGAAGGTATTACAGGAGCTGAAAATATTTTAGCTCACTACAAAAAAATATGTGATTTAGTAGAAGGTGATGTAAGCGCCGAAGTAATCTCTACCGATTTTGAAGGGATGGTAAAAGAAGGTGAAGCTTTGGCTGCACTTCATCCACAAATCGTGGTAAAATTACCCGTTATTGCCGATGGTATTAAAGCTTGTAAGTACTTTTCAGATAAAGGTATTAGAACGAATGTTACTTTAGTGTTTTCAGCTGGTCAAGCTTTATTGGCAGCTAAAGCAGGTGCTACGTACGTGTCTCCATTTATTGGTCGTTTAGATGATATTTCTACAGATGGTTTAAATCTAATCTCAGAAATTAGACTTATTTACGATAACTACGGTTTCCAAACTCAAATTTTAGCAGCTTCTGTACGCCATACAATGCACGTTATAGATTGTGCTAAGTTAGGCTCAGATGTTATGACGGGTCCGTTATCAGCTATTAAAGGTTTATTAAAACACCCTTTAACCGATAGTGGTTTAGCTCAGTTTTTATTAGATTATCAAAAAGGAAATAAATAA
- a CDS encoding NUDIX domain-containing protein, whose translation MTVYKKEYRELQQIKLAVDCIIFGFNDNKLELLLIHRGFEPQMGKWSLIGGFVGENEDLDKAANRVLYKLSGLEDIYMEQVKAFGKADRDSSGQVVSITYSAMILKSEYNEEQVSKYNAKWFPIDELPELVFDHKDMVESAIRRLRRRVRNFPIAFNLLPAKFTLPQLQMLYEGILNEPIDKRNFRRKVLQMKYLIRLEEKDMSESRKGAYFYRFDKALYKLEQNFNL comes from the coding sequence ATGACTGTTTATAAGAAAGAATACCGAGAATTACAACAGATAAAATTAGCTGTTGATTGTATTATTTTCGGATTTAATGATAATAAACTAGAATTGTTATTAATACACAGAGGTTTTGAACCTCAAATGGGTAAATGGTCTTTAATTGGCGGTTTTGTTGGAGAAAATGAAGATTTAGACAAAGCCGCCAATAGAGTTCTATATAAATTATCTGGTTTAGAAGATATTTATATGGAGCAAGTAAAAGCTTTTGGTAAAGCCGATAGAGATTCTTCAGGACAAGTTGTTTCTATTACGTATAGTGCTATGATTTTAAAATCGGAGTATAATGAAGAGCAGGTTAGTAAATATAATGCGAAATGGTTTCCTATTGATGAATTGCCAGAACTTGTTTTCGATCATAAAGATATGGTTGAATCTGCTATAAGAAGATTGAGACGTCGTGTTAGAAATTTTCCAATAGCCTTTAATTTATTGCCAGCTAAATTCACGTTACCTCAACTACAAATGCTTTACGAAGGTATTTTAAATGAGCCTATTGATAAACGAAATTTTAGACGAAAAGTGCTTCAAATGAAGTATTTGATTAGGCTTGAGGAAAAAGACATGTCCGAATCGAGAAAAGGTGCCTATTTCTATCGATTTGACAAAGCTCTTTATAAATTGGAACAAAATTTTAATCTATAA
- a CDS encoding ribulokinase — METMSDEKYTIGMDFGSDSVRALIVNASTGEEMATAVHYYARWKQGKYCEPSKNKFRQHPLDYIEGIENTIKSVVSEVSANVVKNIVGIGVDTTGSTPVAVDKTGTPLALLEGFEENPNAMFVLWKDHTGIKEADEINALCKKWDIDYSQYEGGIYSSEWFWSKILHVSRADKNVLDQAYSWVEHCDWVPFLLTGGNDVHQMKRSRCAAGHKALWHESFGGLPPNDFFMALDPVLNGLTERLFKETHTSNISAGTLSEEWAKRLGLSTSVVVAVGAFDCHMGAVGVNIEPYYLTKVMGTSTCDILVTPLQEKEHLVKGICGQVDGSVIPNMLGLEAGQSAFGDIYAWYERLISWPIIELVGNSNLISEDVKAKLVEESIANILPKLSEAASKEPITASGELALDWMNGRRTPDANQNLKGVISGINLGSSSPKVFRALVEASCFGAKKIADRFISEGIPVKGVIALGGIAKKSTFVMQTMADVLNTPIKVAQSEQACALGASIFGAVAAGVHQDTESAMNAMASPFEKVYQPIKENAEAYKKVYNNYSELSVAMENHIMKN; from the coding sequence ATGGAAACCATGAGTGATGAAAAGTACACTATAGGGATGGATTTTGGGTCAGATTCTGTTAGGGCATTAATAGTAAATGCTTCTACAGGTGAAGAAATGGCTACGGCTGTTCACTATTATGCACGTTGGAAACAAGGTAAATATTGTGAGCCTTCAAAAAATAAATTCAGACAACATCCTTTAGATTATATTGAAGGTATAGAGAATACTATTAAATCTGTAGTTTCAGAAGTAAGTGCGAATGTTGTAAAAAACATTGTAGGTATTGGTGTCGATACGACTGGTTCCACACCTGTAGCAGTGGATAAAACAGGCACACCTTTAGCATTATTAGAAGGTTTTGAAGAAAACCCAAACGCCATGTTTGTTCTTTGGAAAGACCATACAGGTATTAAAGAGGCAGATGAAATAAATGCTTTATGCAAAAAATGGGATATTGATTATTCTCAATACGAAGGAGGTATTTATTCTTCAGAATGGTTTTGGTCAAAAATTCTTCATGTTTCAAGAGCAGATAAAAATGTTCTAGATCAAGCATATTCATGGGTTGAGCATTGCGATTGGGTACCATTTTTACTAACTGGCGGAAATGACGTTCATCAAATGAAACGTAGCCGTTGTGCTGCTGGTCATAAAGCTTTATGGCATGAATCATTCGGTGGATTACCTCCTAATGATTTCTTCATGGCTTTAGATCCCGTATTAAATGGTTTAACAGAACGCTTATTTAAAGAAACTCATACATCTAATATTTCAGCAGGAACCTTATCTGAAGAATGGGCAAAACGGTTAGGCTTGTCAACTTCGGTAGTAGTTGCTGTAGGGGCTTTCGATTGTCATATGGGTGCGGTTGGTGTAAATATTGAACCCTATTATTTAACCAAAGTTATGGGAACTTCAACCTGTGATATTTTGGTAACACCATTACAAGAAAAAGAACATTTAGTTAAAGGTATTTGCGGTCAGGTAGACGGATCGGTCATACCAAATATGTTAGGTTTAGAGGCTGGTCAATCGGCTTTTGGAGATATTTATGCATGGTACGAGCGTTTAATTTCATGGCCTATTATAGAGCTTGTAGGAAATTCAAATTTAATTAGTGAAGATGTTAAAGCGAAACTGGTTGAAGAATCAATAGCTAATATTTTACCAAAACTAAGTGAAGCTGCATCAAAAGAACCTATAACAGCTTCTGGAGAATTGGCTTTAGATTGGATGAATGGTAGAAGAACACCCGATGCGAATCAAAATTTAAAAGGTGTTATTTCAGGAATTAATTTAGGAAGCTCATCACCAAAAGTGTTTAGAGCTTTAGTTGAAGCTTCTTGTTTTGGAGCTAAAAAAATAGCAGATAGATTTATTAGTGAAGGCATTCCTGTTAAAGGAGTGATCGCTTTGGGTGGGATTGCAAAAAAATCAACATTCGTCATGCAAACTATGGCAGATGTTTTAAATACACCTATTAAAGTAGCTCAATCTGAACAAGCTTGTGCATTAGGAGCTTCTATTTTTGGCGCAGTTGCCGCTGGAGTACATCAAGATACAGAATCTGCAATGAATGCCATGGCAAGTCCCTTTGAAAAGGTTTATCAGCCCATAAAAGAAAATGCAGAAGCATACAAAAAAGTATACAATAACTATAGTGAATTAAGTGTTGCTATGGAAAATCATATCATGAAAAATTAA
- a CDS encoding L-ribulose-5-phosphate 4-epimerase, with product MMSLYKSLKEEAYEANMELPELGLVLFTFGNASAVDRSKGVFAIKPSGVPYVDLKPEDMVICDFEAKIVEGSMRPSSDTKTHAVLYKEWDKIGGVVHTHSTYGTAWAQAIKDVPIFGTTHADHLISDIPCAPPMKDDYIAGDYEHMTGYQIIDCIKERGLDYNEVGMILVGNHAPFTWGSTVAKAVYNSAVCEEVARMAYLTLQINPNAAKLKEALKKKHYERKHGKDAYYGQGC from the coding sequence ATTATGAGTCTTTATAAATCATTAAAAGAAGAAGCCTACGAAGCGAATATGGAGCTTCCTGAATTAGGATTGGTGCTCTTTACATTTGGAAATGCAAGTGCTGTAGATAGAAGTAAAGGTGTGTTTGCTATAAAGCCAAGTGGCGTGCCTTATGTTGATTTGAAGCCAGAAGATATGGTGATTTGCGACTTCGAAGCTAAAATAGTTGAAGGATCTATGCGACCTTCTTCAGACACTAAAACACATGCCGTTTTATATAAAGAATGGGATAAAATAGGAGGTGTGGTACATACGCATTCAACCTACGGAACTGCATGGGCACAAGCCATCAAGGATGTGCCTATTTTTGGTACTACACATGCCGATCATTTAATTTCTGATATTCCGTGTGCACCACCAATGAAAGATGATTATATTGCAGGCGATTATGAGCATATGACGGGGTATCAAATTATAGACTGTATCAAAGAACGTGGATTAGATTATAATGAAGTGGGTATGATACTTGTTGGAAACCATGCGCCATTTACATGGGGTTCAACGGTTGCAAAAGCCGTTTATAATAGTGCTGTTTGTGAAGAAGTTGCTAGAATGGCATACTTAACGTTACAAATAAATCCGAATGCTGCTAAATTAAAAGAAGCATTAAAGAAGAAGCATTATGAACGTAAACATGGTAAAGATGCTTATTATGGACAAGGATGTTAA
- a CDS encoding solute:sodium symporter family transporter produces the protein MGILSFVAFTLLVAVIAWWSTRKTDENSSDGYFLGGRSLTGPVIAGSLLLTNLSTEQIVGMNGVSFRDGLPIMAYEVVAAIAMVFTAFILLPKYLKSGIATIPQFLEKRYGKSTKTIVSLLFLLGYAISMLPTVLYSGALAINTMFDIPESLGMEAEPALWVTVWAIGIIGSIYAIFGGLKAVAVSDSINAVGLIIGGSLIPIFGLMKIGDGNVLTGLNRLTTALPEKFDIIGGPDSDVPFWTLFTGMIIVNFYYWGTNQAIIQRALGAKNLKEGQKGLLLAAFIKILGPFIVVLPGIIAFYIFNGDLANPDEAYPMVVKAVLPIAFIGFFAAVLFGAILSSFNSALNSSVTLFGLDFYKEYINKEASEKQVVKAGKLFGIVLAIFSMAIAPLLYGVEGGIFTYLQQLNGTHSVPILAIVIVGIFSKRVSAKAANIAILFSAVTYLITLYVIKPDISFLHLMGILFVLTIIIMFVVSKFFPRETDYEQEYTKQVDITNWVYLKPVGYAVIAMVVGLYIYLS, from the coding sequence ATGGGAATTTTATCTTTTGTTGCTTTTACCTTGCTTGTTGCTGTAATAGCATGGTGGTCTACTCGTAAAACCGATGAGAATTCATCTGATGGCTATTTCTTAGGAGGAAGAAGCCTTACAGGACCAGTAATTGCAGGGTCGTTATTATTAACTAATTTATCTACTGAGCAAATTGTAGGAATGAATGGGGTGTCTTTTAGAGATGGCTTACCAATTATGGCATACGAAGTTGTAGCGGCTATTGCTATGGTTTTTACAGCTTTTATATTGCTTCCTAAGTATTTAAAAAGTGGAATTGCAACTATACCACAGTTTCTAGAAAAGAGATATGGCAAAAGTACTAAAACCATTGTTTCGCTATTATTCTTATTAGGATATGCCATTTCCATGTTACCAACCGTATTATATTCTGGAGCATTGGCTATAAATACCATGTTCGATATTCCTGAATCATTAGGAATGGAAGCAGAACCAGCTCTTTGGGTTACTGTATGGGCGATAGGTATCATCGGTAGTATTTATGCTATTTTTGGAGGTTTAAAAGCGGTAGCTGTATCAGATTCTATAAATGCTGTAGGGTTAATTATAGGAGGCTCATTAATCCCTATTTTTGGTTTAATGAAAATTGGAGATGGTAATGTGCTTACAGGATTAAATAGACTAACAACAGCACTTCCTGAAAAGTTTGATATTATTGGAGGACCTGATTCTGATGTACCTTTCTGGACGCTTTTTACAGGAATGATTATTGTGAATTTCTACTATTGGGGAACCAATCAAGCTATCATTCAAAGAGCTCTTGGTGCTAAAAATTTAAAAGAAGGTCAAAAAGGACTTTTACTAGCGGCATTTATCAAAATATTAGGACCATTTATTGTGGTATTGCCAGGTATTATTGCCTTTTATATTTTTAATGGTGATTTAGCAAATCCAGATGAAGCCTATCCTATGGTTGTAAAAGCGGTGTTGCCAATTGCATTTATCGGTTTCTTTGCGGCAGTACTTTTCGGAGCTATTTTAAGTTCATTTAATAGTGCTTTAAACAGTTCAGTAACCTTATTTGGTCTTGATTTCTATAAAGAATACATAAATAAAGAGGCCTCTGAAAAACAAGTAGTTAAAGCAGGTAAACTTTTTGGTATTGTTCTAGCTATATTTTCTATGGCTATAGCTCCTTTATTATACGGTGTTGAAGGTGGTATTTTCACGTATTTACAACAATTAAATGGTACACATAGTGTGCCAATTTTAGCAATCGTAATTGTTGGGATATTCTCTAAACGCGTATCTGCTAAAGCGGCAAACATAGCCATTCTGTTTAGTGCAGTTACGTATTTAATTACTTTATATGTAATTAAGCCAGACATTAGTTTCTTACACCTAATGGGTATTCTATTTGTACTTACCATAATAATCATGTTTGTTGTAAGTAAGTTTTTCCCAAGAGAAACAGATTACGAACAGGAATATACCAAGCAAGTGGATATTACAAATTGGGTATATCTAAAACCAGTGGGTTATGCAGTTATAGCTATGGTTGTAGGACTTTATATTTATTTATCATAA
- the araA gene encoding L-arabinose isomerase, protein MINLKFGEVWFVTGSQDLYGPETLKQVAEHSKEIANAYTASSVIPVNVVFKPTVKSPEEIHAICKAANNDDNCIGIITWMHTFSPAKMWIAGLTALQKPFLHLHTQFNRDIPWGTIDMDFMNLNQSAHGGREFGFMVSRLRKNRKVVVGHWKNEKVIKQVADWCRVANAAADSKRMKVARFGDNMRQVAVTDGNKVSAQIKFGYEVNGYGIGDLVAYVNQITDAQVDRLVQEYDDTYVMASKIKADGTMRQSLKDAAKIELGMRAFLENGGYTAFTDTFEDLHGIKQLPGIATQRLMASGYGFGGEGDWKTSALVRTMKVMGAGLDGGNSFMEDYTYHFDPDNTTCLGSHMLEICPTIAKGDVSCEIHPLGIGGKEDPVRLVFNGGAGNALNASVVDMGNRFRMLVNKVEAVEIKEGLPKLPVARVLWDAKPDLQTAAAAWIYAGGAHHTCYSQNISAESLEDFAEIMDIEFLLIDEKTDLYRFKQELRWNDAAYVINKGF, encoded by the coding sequence ATGATTAATTTAAAATTCGGCGAGGTTTGGTTTGTAACCGGTAGCCAAGATTTATACGGTCCTGAAACATTAAAACAGGTTGCCGAACATTCAAAAGAAATTGCAAATGCATACACTGCAAGCAGTGTTATTCCTGTAAATGTAGTTTTTAAACCAACAGTAAAATCACCTGAAGAAATTCATGCTATTTGTAAAGCTGCCAATAACGATGATAATTGTATTGGTATCATTACATGGATGCATACATTTTCGCCAGCTAAAATGTGGATAGCAGGTTTAACCGCTTTGCAAAAGCCATTTTTACATTTACACACACAGTTCAATAGAGATATCCCTTGGGGAACCATTGATATGGATTTTATGAACTTAAATCAATCGGCACATGGCGGTCGTGAGTTTGGGTTTATGGTGTCAAGACTACGTAAAAATCGTAAAGTAGTGGTTGGACATTGGAAAAATGAAAAAGTTATTAAGCAGGTTGCCGATTGGTGTCGTGTAGCAAATGCAGCAGCCGATAGTAAACGTATGAAAGTGGCTCGTTTTGGTGATAACATGCGTCAAGTGGCCGTAACTGATGGTAACAAAGTATCAGCTCAAATAAAATTTGGTTACGAAGTAAATGGCTATGGTATTGGCGATTTAGTAGCTTATGTAAATCAAATAACCGATGCACAAGTAGACCGATTAGTTCAAGAGTATGATGATACTTATGTGATGGCTTCTAAAATTAAAGCTGATGGAACGATGCGTCAATCTTTAAAAGATGCGGCTAAAATTGAGTTAGGTATGCGTGCTTTTTTAGAAAATGGTGGTTATACAGCATTTACCGATACGTTTGAAGATTTACATGGTATAAAACAATTGCCAGGTATTGCAACTCAACGTTTAATGGCGAGTGGTTATGGTTTTGGTGGCGAAGGCGATTGGAAAACATCGGCTTTAGTACGTACCATGAAAGTTATGGGTGCAGGTCTAGATGGTGGTAATAGCTTTATGGAAGATTACACGTATCACTTTGATCCAGATAATACAACCTGTCTTGGTTCTCATATGTTAGAAATTTGCCCAACAATAGCTAAAGGCGATGTGTCTTGTGAAATTCACCCATTAGGAATTGGTGGAAAAGAAGACCCTGTTAGATTAGTATTTAATGGTGGAGCAGGAAATGCTTTAAATGCATCCGTAGTAGATATGGGCAACCGTTTTAGAATGCTTGTAAACAAAGTTGAAGCGGTAGAGATCAAAGAAGGTTTGCCAAAATTACCAGTAGCACGTGTGCTTTGGGATGCGAAACCAGACTTACAAACAGCAGCTGCGGCCTGGATTTATGCAGGGGGTGCACACCATACATGCTATAGTCAAAATATTTCTGCAGAATCCTTAGAAGATTTTGCTGAAATTATGGATATCGAGTTTTTATTAATAGATGAAAAAACTGATTTATACAGATTTAAACAAGAGCTTCGTTGGAATGATGCCGCTTACGTTATAAACAAAGGATTTTAA
- the msrB gene encoding peptide-methionine (R)-S-oxide reductase MsrB, whose protein sequence is MITWKEVINFSVKGNPAPDKRIEKTDAEWKIQLTPEQFRVARQKGTEAPHSGALCSIHDAGKYNCVCCNTPLFDSTIKFSSGTGWPSFTQPIKQNAIKYERDISFGMVRVEVMCNTCDAHLGHVFPDGPEPSGLRYCVNSESMVLETNKEAK, encoded by the coding sequence ATGATTACTTGGAAAGAAGTTATTAATTTTTCCGTAAAAGGAAATCCAGCTCCAGACAAACGTATAGAAAAAACAGATGCTGAATGGAAAATACAGCTAACCCCAGAGCAATTTAGGGTTGCCCGTCAAAAAGGTACCGAAGCACCACACAGCGGTGCACTTTGTAGTATTCATGATGCTGGGAAATACAATTGCGTTTGCTGTAACACGCCGCTATTTGATTCAACCATTAAATTTAGTTCAGGTACAGGTTGGCCCAGTTTTACACAGCCTATAAAACAAAATGCGATTAAATACGAAAGAGATATTTCTTTTGGGATGGTGCGCGTTGAGGTGATGTGTAATACTTGTGATGCACATTTGGGACATGTATTTCCAGATGGTCCGGAGCCTAGCGGATTGCGATATTGTGTTAATTCGGAATCCATGGTATTAGAAACAAATAAGGAAGCAAAGTAA